One genomic region from Portunus trituberculatus isolate SZX2019 chromosome 5, ASM1759143v1, whole genome shotgun sequence encodes:
- the LOC123515894 gene encoding NKAP family protein-like: MSDSDEDGGRWGHRGRSRSRSRSSSRSSREKDSYWYNRDSRSGSDSPDSRKHDPYSNYFDGNDEDEDEEERKERDGYGFNYDDDDKDSERGGLPHYYSRRSSNSSRNSHGSRRDIYLDNEKGEDNYEWNSSSWRCKKDKDKDSNSSRSSRSDRFGFRRRGDDSDDDGRSRRKRRRAAEAEDYMENEYGRSNHDRLPICCCTLM; the protein is encoded by the coding sequence ATGAGTGACAGCGACGAGGACGGCGGGCGCTGGGGGCACcgggggaggagcaggagcaggagtaggagcagcagtCGAAGCAGCAGGGAGAAAGACTCCTACTGGTACAACAGGGACAGCAGATCAGGCAGCGACAGCCCTGACAGTAGGAAACACGATCCTTATTCCAACTACTTCGACGGGaatgacgaggacgaggacgaggaggagaggaaggaacgagATGGCTACGGCTTTAACTACGACGACGATGACAAGGACAGCGAACGAGGGGGACTGCCACATTACTACAGCAGAaggagcagcaacagtagtcGGAACAGCCACGGAAGTCGTCGGGATATATACTTGGATAACGAGAAGGGTGAGGACAATTACGAATGGAACTCCTCGTCATGGCGGtgcaagaaggataaagataaggactccaacagcagcaggagtagcaggagtgaCCGATTTGGGTTCAGGAGGCGAGGCGATGATAGCGACGACGATGGACGAAGCAGGAGAAAAAGACGACGAGCGGCGGAAGCAGAAGACTACATGGAGAACGAATATGGGAGAAGCAACCATGATAGATTACCGATTTGTTGCTGCACcctcatgtga